Within Lysobacterales bacterium, the genomic segment GGCCTTCGAGGGTTATCTCGCCCTGTTCGTGGTGCTGCTGGAGGTGCCGGCGATCGTGGTCGGCATCGTGCTGGCGCGCGGCCTGGCCGCCGGCACCCGCTGGGGCGAACTGGCCGGTGAGGTATTGCTGGGCAAGAGCATCGTCCTGCTGCTGGGCGGCCTGGCGATCGGCTGGATCGCCGGCGAGGACGGCCTGGCGCCGATGTCCGGCCTGTTCGTCGACCTGTTCAAGGGCTTCCTTGCGCTGTTCCTGCTGGAGATGGGCCTGATCACCGCCGCGCGCGCCGGCGACCTGCGCCGCAGCGGGCTATTCCTGGTGGCGTTCGCCGTGCTGTTTCCGCTCGGCAGCGCGGTGGTCGGCGCCACCCTGGGCTGGCTGCTCGGCCTGTCGGTGGGCGGCACCACCCTGCTCGCCACGCTGGCCGCCAGCGCCTCGTACATCGCCGCGCCGGCGGCGTTCCGCCTGGCGGTGCCGCAGGCCAACCCGGCGCTGTCGCTGGCGGCCTCTCTGGGCATCACCTTCCCCTTCAACGTGCTGGTCGGCCTGCCCCTGTACCTGGGCCTGGCGCGCTGGCTGCACGCCTGACCGGAGACCGGCCATGGCCACCGCCATCCGCAAGCTCGTCACCATCGTCACCGAGGCCCGCATCGAGCGGCAGTTGCTGGCCGCGGTGGAGGCTGCCGGCGCCCGCGGCTGGACGATCACCGACGTCCGCGGCAAGGGCAGTCGCGGCGTGCGCCGTGCCGAGTTCGACCTGAGCGGCAACCTGCGGCTCGAGGTGGTCTGCGAGGCCGCGGTCGCCGAAGCGATCGCGACCGCCGTGCGCGAGCGCTTCTACGCCGATTACGCGATGATCCTGTACCTCCAGGACGTCGAAGTGCTGCGGCCGGAGAAGTTCTGATCAGCAGCCGTTGGGGATCGGCGCCACCGTGCAGATGTCCAGGGTGAGCTGGTTGCCCTCCATGGAGTGGCGGAACAGCACGTCGCTGTTGGCGAACAGCGGCACGCCCGGATAGCCGACCACACCGATATCCGGATTGACCCGGAAGCGGATCTCCTGGTTGCCGAACTGCGGCTGGCTGGTCTGCAGGGGGATCAGCAGTTCCAGCCAGACGCCGCGCGCCATGCCCCAGGCGCCGCCGCCGATGCCGCCGTTGGGTGCGGCGATGCGCAGGCCCTCCAGGCCCTGGGGGAACACCTGCGGACAGCCATACCCCGGATCGGTGCCCAGGTTGAACAACTGGTGGAACGGCCGGTTCGGGTTGGGCGGCGTGCGCGCGAAGCAGAACGCCGGATTGGCGGCGCTGGCCGCCGGGGCGACGCCCGGCGGCAACAGCATCTCGATGCCGACCGCGCTGCCCGCGCAGGGGTTGCCGGGGTGGCTGACCACAAGATGCGCGTAGAAGACCTCGCCGACCGCCGGCGTGCGGTTGGGAGGACGCAGGGTATAGCCGGCATAGGCCTGGGTACGCACCTCGACGATCGGCGGGTCGCTCAGGCAGGCGATGTTCTGGCCGATGTTGCGGAACACCCCGTTGAACCAGGGCAGGACCAGCTGCGGCATGGCCTCGCGAACGTCGGGCCCGGCCAGTCGGGTGTCGGCCCGGGCAGCGGTGAGGCTGCAGGCTATGAGCACGACGAGGGCGAGGGAGGATCGGAAAGGTGTGGACATGGCGGACTCCGGAAGCGGTCGGGCGCCCTGCCGGCTGGCGGGCTTCCTGTCCACCGGAAACGCAAACCAGGCGCCGGTCCCCTCAGCACGTTCCAAACAAGGCCGTTCTGGCCTCGATCGGACTCGCCGCGCCCGACACACTCCGCGCCGGGATCCGATGAATCAAACCCTTGCGTGCGTGGCTCACACCGGCCCGTCCACGGGCCGGAGGCGGATCTGGGGTGATCGGACCTTCCCTCCAGGGCGCCGCCGCCTTTCAGGCGCCGATCACGCCGCCATCGTCACGGGTGATCACCACGGTGGCCGAGCGCGGCCGTCCGGCGGCGGGGCCGTCCGGCCAGGCGCTGACTGCGGTCGGGCTGGCCGGGCCGGTGCGCAGGCCCAGCGCCGCGAGATCGCCGGGCACTTCGCCGGGATGCTGGATGTTGACGAAGAAGGTGCGCAGGTCCGGGGTCATCGACAGGCCGGTGACCTCGCAGCCGACCGGCCCGGTCAGGAACCGGCGGATCTCTCCGGTGTCCGGATCGCAGGCCAGCATCATGTTGTTGCCGAACCCGGCGAAGGCGCCGGCGCGCAGGTTGCGTTCGGGGATGTCGGTCTGGATCCAGAGCACCTCGCGGTCGTCCATCCACAGTCCGTCCGGATTGGCGAAGGCGTCGCGCGGCACGCCGCTGCCGTCGCCGGCCGGCTCGCCGGCCAGCGCCAGGATGTCCCAGCGGAAGCGCGGGGCGCCGGGGTGGTCGCCGTCTTCGCGCCAGCGCAGGATGTGGCCGAACGGGTTGGCCGCCCGGGGGTTGGCGGCATCCGCCGCCGGCTGGCCAGGCGCCCCGCGCAGTTCGTTCATGGTCAGCGACAGGTACAGCTCCCGGGTGCGCGGATTGGCGGCGATCCACTCGGGCCGGTCCATCGGCGTCGCGCCCAGCGCGTCGGCGGCGTTGCGGGCGAACACAAGCACCTCGGCCTGGTCGGCGAAGCCGTTCTCCGGGGTCAGCGGTCCCTGTCCGTGCACCAGCGGCAACCAATCGCCGCTGCCGTCCTCATGGAAGCGGGCGACGTACAGGGTGCCCTCGTCGAGCAGTCCCCGACCGGACGCGGGATCGGTCGGGTCGTAGCGCCGGCTGGCGACGAACTTGTAAGCGTATTCGAAGCGCTCGTCGTCGCCCGAGTACACCGCCACCGTGCCGTCCGGCCCCAGCACGCAGGTCGCGCTCTCGTGCGCGAAGCGGCCCAGTGCGGTGCGCTTGACCGGGGTCGAGTCCGGGTCGAAGGGATCGATCTCGACCACCCAGCCGTGTCGGTGCGGTTCATTGGGCTCGCGCGCCACATCGAAACGCGGCAGCAGGCTCGACCAGCCCAGCCGAAGGTATCCGGCGCCGACCAGGCGATAGCGCCGGTAGCGCTCGGGGCGGTCGGGAACGTGCCCGTCCGGCACGTCGAAATGGCCGTGGAAGTTCTCCTCGCAGGTCAGGTAGGTGCCCCAGGGCGTGACCCCGTGCGCGCAGTTGTTGAAGGTGCCCAGCACGGTCCGGCCCGCCGGGTCCTCGCTGGTGCGCATCAGCGGATGGCCGGCTGCAGGGCCGGCCAGCGCCATCGGCGTCGCCGCGGTGATCCGGCGCGCCAGGGCCGAGGGGCGGACCACATGCCATTCGCCCGCCTCGTCGCGTCGTACCTCGATCACGCTGACGCCATGCGCAGCCAGTTCCTTGTCGAGCTTCTCGCGGTCGTATCCGAAGGGATCGTGGCGATGGCCGCCGTCGGGGTGCAGCAGGCCGGGGGCGATGTACTCGTGGTTGAGAACCAGCAGACCATGGTCGGCGCTGGCGCTGCCGCGCGGCAGGGGAAAGAAGTGCATGCCGTCGTGGTGCATGCCGGCCTGCAGCGCCTGGTCGGCCGCCGGGTTCGTCGCATCCTGGCGGAACGCGGGTCCGTCGGAGATCGGGTCGCCCCAGGCGTACAGGACCCGGGCGCTGTAGCCGGGCGGCACCACCACGGTGTCGGCGGTCGAGACGGGCACCGGCCGGAAGCCCAGCTTGCCGGCGGTTGCGGAGCGCGCGCCGCGATCCACCGGCCCGGAAGCCGCCGAGCACCCGGGCAGCAGGGACCCCGCGGCGAGGCCGGCAAGTCCCAGGCCGGCGCCGCGCAGCAGTTCGCGCCGGCTCAGCATCCGGGCCAGGATCTCCTGGAACGGTGCGGTCGGGTTGCCGGTGGGTGGCGACGGCTTTCGGTTCGGTATCGACATGGGAGCGCGGGAAGTTCGGGTAGCGTGGATTCTGGCGTGCCAGGATGACCGGCGCGTGGCGAGGTCCGGGTGATTGTGCGCCGCCGCGAACGCGCGTATCATTCGCGGCCCTGACGGGCGCGTAGCTCAGCGGTAGAGCACTACCTTGACATGGTAGGGGTCACAGGTTCGATCCCTGTCGCGCCCACCACCGGCCCCGCCGGTGCCGTCGATCCACAGGAGCCGTAGCCCGAACGGGCACGATCACCATGACGCGAACCGCCTTCAACGCCTGAGTCGAGCGCGATGCGTGGTTCCGCACAGGGGCGCGTTGCGCCCCTTTTCGTTTCCGGCACCGTCGGATCCCGCGCCAGCGCGGGATCGGGCAGGGCGGCGCCGACAGGAGCACCCCGATGGTCACGATCACCCTTCCCGACGGCAGCCAGCGCAGCTTCGAGCAGCCGGTGACGGTCCATGAACTGGCCGCCAGCATCGGGCCCGGCCTGGCCAAGGCCGCCCTGGCCGGCAAGGTCGACGGCACGCTGGTCGACACCAGCCATCCGATCGCCGCCGATGCCGTGGTCGAGATCGTCACCGACCGCCATCCGGACGCCCTCGAGGTGCTGCGCCACTCCACGGCGCACCTGCTGGCGCAGGCGGTGCAGCGCCTGTTCCCGGGCGCCCAGGTCACCATCGGCCCGGTGATCGACAACGGCTTCTATTACGACTTCTCCTACGAGCGGCCGTTCACCGCCGACGACCTGCCGCGCATCGAGGAAGAGATGCAGCGCATCGTCAAGGAGGCGCTGCCGGTGACCCGCACGGTGAAGCCGCGCGACGAGGCGGTCGCCTTCTTCCGCGGCCTCGGCGAGGAGTACAAGGCCCGGATCATCGAGGACATCCCGGCCGGCGAGGCGCTGTCCCTGTACAGCCAGGGCGAGTTCACCGACCTGTGCCGCGGCCCGCACGTACCCGGCACCGACCGCCTGCGCGCGTTCAAGCTGATGAAGGTGGCCGGGGCCTACTGGCGCGGCGACCACAACAACGAGATGCTCAGCCGCATCTACGGCACCGCCTGGCTGAACGACAAGGACCTGAAGGCCTACCTGCTGCAGCTCGAGGAGGCCGACAAGCGCGACCACCGCAAGCTGGCCCGCCAGCTCGGCCTTTTCCACCAGCAGGAAGAGGCGCCGGGCATGGTGTTCTGGCACCCGCGCGGCTGGGCGCTGTGGCAGCAGGTCGAGCAGTACATGCGCCGGGTGTACCGGGAGTCCGGCTACCAGGAGGTGCGCTGCCCGCAGATCCTCGACGTCACCCTGTGGAAGAAGTCCGGCCACTGGGACAACTACAAGGACAACATGTTCTTCACCGAGTCGGAGAAGCGCGACTACGCGCTCAAGCCGATGAACTGCCCCGGCCACGTGCAGGTCTTCAACCACGGCCTGCACAGCTACCGCGACCTGCCGATCCGCTACGGCGAGTTCGGCTCGTGCCACCGCAACGAGCCGTCCGGCGCCCTGCACGGCATCATGCGCGTGCGCGCCTTCACCCAGGACGACGGCCACGTGTTTTGCACCGACGGCCAGGTCGAGGCCGAGGTCACCGCCTTCCACCGGCAGGCGTTGAAGGTCTACGAGACCTTCGGCTTCACCGACATCGAGGTGAAGATCGCCCTGCGCCCGGAGTCGCGGCTGGGCGACGACGCCACCTGGGACCGCGCCGAGGCCGCGCTGCGCGCGGCGCTGTCGGCCTGCGGCGTGGCCTGGACCGAGCTGCCCGGGGAGGGCGCCTTCTACGGCCCGAAGATCGAATACCACCTCAAGGACGCCATCGGCCGCGCCTGGCAGCTCGGCACCATGCAGGTCGACTTCATGATGCCGCAGCGCCTCGGGGCCGAGTACGTGGACGAGCACTCCTCGCGTCGCCACCCGGTCATGCTGCACCGGGCCATCGTCGGCTCCATGGAGCGCTTCATCGGCATCCTTCTGGAACACCATGCCGGCGCCCTGCCGCCCTGGCTGGCGCCGGTGCAGGCGGTCCTGCTCAACATCACCGACGCCCAGGGCCCCTATATCGACGCGCTCGGAAAAGCCTTTGCAAATCAAGGCTTCCGCGTGGAAACGGATTTGCGGAACGAGAAGATCGGCTATAAGATCCGCGAGCACACCTTGCAGAAGGTGCCCTACCTGCTGGTCGCGGGCGACCGCGAGAAGGAGCAGGGCACGATCGCGGTGCGCACGCGCGGCGGGGAGGACCTGGGGGTGATGACGCCCGCCGAGTTCGAACGCCGGCTGCGCGAGGAATGCGTGCGGCCCTGACGGCGCACGACCGGACAACCCCCTGGAGGACCAGCGAATCAGCACCGTCAACGACAAGGGCAACCGCCGCAACGAGGACATCCGCGTTCCGCGGGTGCGGGTGATCGACGCCGAAGGCGAACAGGCCGGCATCCTGACCCGCGCCCAGGCGCTGGCCATGGCCGAGGAGGCCGGCATGGATCTGGTCGAGATCCAGCCGAACGCCGATCCGCCGGTCTGCCGGATCATGGATTACGGCAAGTACCGCTTCGAGCTGCAGAAGAAGGCCAACGCCGCGCGCAAGAAGCAGAAGATGGTCGAGATCAAGGAAGTCAAGTTCCGTCCGACCACGGACGAGGGCGACTACCAGATCAAGCTGCGCAACATGCGCCGTTTCCTGGAAGAGGGCGACAAGGTCAAGGTCACGATCCGCTTCCGCGGCCGCGAGATGAGCCACCAGGAACTCGGCCTGGCCAAGACCCAGCGCATCGAGGCCGACCTCGGCGAGGAGGCCGTGATCGAGCAGCGGCCGCGCCAGGAAGGCCGCCTGCTGGTGATGATGATCGCCCCCAAGAAGCGCTGACCGCGCCGGGGGCCCCGAGTCCTGGGGCCGATTGGCGTCGTGTCTCAGCCCTGGATCGGGGACCAAGGGCCAGGGCGCGGTATTCGGTGAGCGGAGCGCGTGTGCTCCCCTCTCCCTCTGGGAGAGGGACCGGGGGAGAGGGTCGGGGCTGGCCACGATCTGCATCGTTGCCGGCCCAGCGGCCCGCGCTGGTCCGGGCAGCCCTCTCCCCCGCCCCTCCCCCGCAGGCGGGGGAGGGGAGAAGTGCGGTGCCGTCGCGTAGGCGACACGCTGCCTGGCAGCGGGCTGAGACACGGCTCCAACCAGGTCCCCTGGGGGTGCGGGCCGCCGCGCAGGGCGGACGCAGGGTCCGGACCGGTCCGGATATTCCTGCTATCATGCGCGGCCCGGTTCGTCCGGGCCGCCCCCGCGTGGGGCATACAAGCAGGTCGAGGTCTCCACGAAGTGCGCCGCCATGGCGCCACCCCGGCCGGTAACGAAGAGCAGCTCACGGAGCCAACACCATGCCAAAGATGAAGACCAACCGCGCGGCGGCCAAGCGCTTCCGCAAGACCGCGTCCGGCAAGTTCAAGGCCGGCCATGCGTTCAAGAGCCACATCCTGACCAAGAAGTCGACCAAGCGTAAGCGCGGTCTGCGCGCGACCAACCACGTGCGTGCCGAGGACGCCGGTCGCGTCCAGCGCATGCTGCCGTACATCTGAGGAGCGCTGAGCCATGGCACGAGTCAAGCGTGGTGTCACCGCCCGCCGTCGTCACAAGAAGGTCCTGGCCAAGGCCAAGGGCTACTACAACGCGCGCCGCAAGGTCTTCCGCGTCGCCAAGCAGGCGGTCACCAAGGCCGCCCAGTACGCCTACATCGGCCGCAAGCAGAAGAAGCGCAACTTCCGCTCGCTGTGGATCGTCCGCATCAACGCGGCGGCGCGCCAGTTCGGGCTGTCCTACAGCCGCCTGATCGCCGGTCTCAAGAAGGCGCAGATCAACATCGACCGCAAGATGCTGGCCGACCTGGCCTTCCATGACATCAAGGCGTTCGGCGCGGTCGCGGAACGCGCCAAGCAGAGCCTGGCGGCCTGAAGCCGTCCGTCCGGGGCGCATCGCGCGCCCCGGCATCCATGGAATTGCTGGCGTGGGGATCGGGACGACCGGTCCCCACGCGCGTTTTGGAGGCCGGAATCGTGGCGGTGGACCAGCTCAATCTCGACAACGCGCATGCGCGCATCGAAGCCGCGGACAGCCTGGACGCCCTGGAGTCGCTGCGCGTCGCGCTGCTCGGCAAGCAGGGCCTGGTGACCGCCGAGCTCAAGCGGCTCGGAGGCCTGTCGCCCGAGCAGCGCAAGCAGCAGGGTGGCGTCATCAATCGCCTCAAGGACGAGATCGGCCAGGCCCTGGCCCATCGCCGGGAGATGCTGGAGGCGCGCGTGCTGGCCGGTCGACTGGCCAGCGAGCGCATCGACGTCACCCTGCCGGGCCGGCAGGCAGGTACCGGCGGCCTGCATCCGGTGACCCGCGCGCTGGAGCGGATCACCGACATCTTCTCCCGGTTCGGCTACGACGTCGCCGAGGGTCCCGAGGTCGAGGACGACTGGCACAACTTCGAGGCGCTCAACTTCCCGCCCGACCACCCGGCGCGGGCGATGCACGACACCTTCTATTTTCCGGACGGCCGGCTGCTGCGCACCCACACCTCGCCGGTGCAGATCCGCGCCATGGCCGGCCGTGAGCCGCCGCTGCGCCTGATCGCGCCGGGCAAGGTCTACCGCAGCGACTCCGACCAGACCCACTCGCCGATGTTCCACCAGGTCGAGGGCCTGGTGGTCGGTGAGGGCATCACCCTGGCCGACCTCAAGGGCACCCTGGCCGCCTTCCTGCGCGGTTTCTTCGAGCGCGACTTCGAGATGCGCTTCAAGCCCACCTATTTCCCCTTCGTCGAGCCCGGCGCCGACGTGGTGATCCGCTGGCAGCTTCCGGACGGCGGCAGCCGCTGGCTGGAGGTGCTGGGCGCCGGCATGGTGCATCCGGCGGTGCTGCGCAACTGCGGCATCGACCCGGAACGCTACAGCGGCTTCGCCTTCGGCATGGGCGTCGAACGCCTGGCCATGCTGCGCTACGGCGTCACCGACCTGCGCGCGTTCTTCGAGAACGACGTGCGGTTTCTGGGGCAGTTCCGGTGAGGAGCGGGGACCGGGGACCAGGGACCAGGGACCGGGGACCAGGGACCGGGGACCAGGGACCGGGGACCGGGGACCAGGGACCAGGGACCAGGGACCAGGGACTGGGAACTGGGACTGGGAACTGGGAACTGGGAACTGGGAACTGGGAACTGGGAACTGGGAACTGGGAACTGGGACTGCCGGCCGGGAAACGGAGCGATGCAGCGATGACGGGCAGGATTGACAACGCGCGCCGGGTCTTGCGGACGGTGCGCCGGAAGGCGGGGCGGCTGGATCGGGGCTCTTCCGGTCCCCGGTCCCCGGTCCCCGGTCCCCGTCTCGAGTCGGCCATCAAGGATGCTGGAACACCATGAAGCTGAGCGAAAACTGGCTGCGCGAATGGGTCGATCCAGGGGTGGATCGCGAAACGCTGTGCACCCGGCTGGACATGATCGGGCTGGAGGTCGAGTCGGTCGAGACGCTGGGCGCAGGCCTCGACGGTGTTGTGGTGGCGCGCATCGTTTCGGCGGTGCCGCACCCGGATGCCGACCGCCTGCGTGTGTGCGAAGTCGATGCCGGCGACGCGCGCCTGCAGATCGTCTGCGGCGCCCCGAACGCGCGTGAGGGCCTGCTGGCGCCGCTGGCGCGCGTCGGTGCCCGTCTGCCGGGCGGCCTCGAGATCAAGGCGGCCAGCCTTCGCGGCGTGGAGTCGCAGGGCATGCTGTGCTCGGCACGCGAGCTGGGCATCGATGCCGACGCCGCCGGGCTCATGGAACTGCCGGCCGAAGCCGTCCCGGGCACGCCTCTGGCGACGCTGCTCGGCCTTCCCGACGCGGTCATCGAACTGGGCCTGACGCCCAACCGCGCCGACTGCCTGGGCATGCTCGGTCTGGCCGTGGACGTCGGCGCCGCGTTCGCGGTGCCGGTGTGCCGGCCGGCGATCGCCGACGTACCGGCGCAGGTCGCCAGCAGCCGGGCGGTGGCGCTGGCCTCGCCGGCCGCCTGTCCGCGCTACCTGGGCCGCGTGGTGGAGGGCGTCGATGCCTCGCGCAGCTCGCCGCCGTGGCTGGCCGAGCGGCTGCGCCGTGCCGGCATCCGGCCGATCAATGCGGTGATCGACGTCACCGCCTACGTCATGCTGGAACTGGGCCAGCCGATGCACGCCTTCGACCAGGCCCATCTGCACGGCGATATCGTCGTGCGCCACGCGGCTGCGGGCGAGCGTCTGGTCCTGCTCGACGGCCGCGAGCTCGTGCTGGATCCGGACCTGCTGGTGATCGCCGACGCCCGCGCGCCGGTCGCCCTGGCCGGCATCATGGGCGGCATGGACAGCCGGGTCACCGAGACCACCCGCGACGTCTTCCTGGAGGCCGCGCATTTCGCGCCCGCCGCCATCATCGGCCGCGCCCGTCGCCTGGGCATGCACACCGATGCCTCGCACCGATTCGAGCGCGGCGTCGACCCGGCGCTGCCCCGTCTGGCGCTGGAACGCGCGACCGCCCTGCTGGTCGAGCTGGCCGGTGGCCGGCCGGGTCCGGTGGTCGAGGCCATGGATGCCGGCCACCTGCGCAGCCATACCCAGGTGCCATTGCGCCGCAGCCGCATCGGCCGGCTGCTCGGCATCGAGGTCGCCGATGCCGAGGTCGAGCGCATCCTGGCCGCGCTGGACATGGCGGTCGAGCGCTGCGACGCCGGCTGGCGGGTGACCCCGCCGGGCAGGCGCTTCGATATCGCCATCGAGGAGGACCTGATCGAGGAGGTGGCGCGCATCCACGGCTACGACAACATCCCGGTGCGACCGCCCGGGGGCGAGCTTGCGCCCGCGCTGCCCAGCGAGGCCCAGCTGGCCGACAGCCTGCTCCGGCGCAGCCTGGCGGCCCGCGACTGGCAGGAGGCGATCACCTTCGCGTTCGTCGACCAGGCGCTGCTCGAGCGCTGGCAGCTTGCCGGCGATGCGCTGGCGCTGGGCAACCCGCTGTCCGCCGAGCTGGGCGTGATGCGCACCTCGCTGTTGCCGGGACTGGTGCAGGCGCTGGCCCACAACCGCGCGCGCCAGGTCGACCGGGTCCGGTTGTTCGAGCTGGGCCGCCGTTTCCACGCCGCCGCCGGGGAACGCGACAGCCTGGCCATGGTCGCCTGCGGGCCGGCCCACACCGAACATTGGGCCGGCCGGGACCGTCGTGGCCACGATTTCCACGACCTCAAGGGCGAGCTGGAAGCGCTGATCGCCCTGGGCGGCGAGCCCGAGGTCTGGTCCTTCGCCGCCGACGCGTTGCCGGCCTGGTTGCACCCGGGCCGGGCCGCCACCGTGTCCCGCGACGGCCGGCCGGTGGGCTGGATCGGTGCGCTGCACCCGGCGCTGCTGCGGCGGCTCGACCTCGATCACGAGGTGATCGTGGCCGAGCTGGACCTGGATGCTCTTCGGGGCGCCCGCGTTCCGAAAGCGAGAGCTCTATCACGCTTTCCGTCGGTGCGCCGCGACATCGCGGTCAAGGTCGATGCCGGCATCCCCTACCAGGCCCTTGCGAGCGTCGCCCGGGAGGCCCTGGGCAGCCGGCTCGAGGACCTGGTCGTCTTCGACGAGTACCGGGGCGCCGGTTTGAGCGAAGACACAAAAAGTATCGCCATGGGCTTGATTTTGCGTGACCCTTCGCGCACCCTTACCGACGACGATGCCGACCGGGCAGTTGCCGCGGTGGTGCACGGGCTGAACGCGCGTTTTGGCGCGGAACTCAGGGGCTAGGGGATGACCACGCTGACCAAGGCCGAGATGGCCGAGCGGCTGTTCCAGGAAGTGGGGCTGAACAAGCGTGAGGCGAAGGAGTTCGTCGACGCCCTGTTCGAGACCCTGCGCGCGGCCCTGGAGCGCGGTGAGCAGGTCAAGCTCTCGGGTTTCGGCAATTTCGAGCTTCGCCAGAAGAACCAGCGTCCCGGTCGGAATCCGAAGACCGGCGAGGAAATCCCCATTTCGGCCCGGCGGGTGGTCACCTTCCGCCCGGGTCAGAAACTGCGCGCACGGGTGGAAACCTATGTTGGATCCGACCAGCAATGACGAGCTGCCGCCAATCCCGGCCAAGCGCTACTTCACCATCGGTGAAGTCAGCGAGCTGTGCGCGGTCAAGCCGCATGTGCTGCGTTACTGGGAAACCGAATTCGCCAGCCTGAAGCCGGTCAAGCGTCGCGGCAACCGGCGCTACTACCAGCGCCAGGACGTGCTGATGATCCGCCAGATCCGCTCCCTGCTGTACGAGGAGGGCTTCACCATCGGCGGCGCCCGCCAGCGTCTGGAAGGCGAACAGGGCCGCATGGAGAACTCCATCGTCCAGCAGCTCGCCCGCCAGCTCCGCCTGGAGCTCGAGGAAGTGCTGCAGATCCTGCGTCGCTGATCGCCGCCGGTCTTGGGCCGGCCTCGGCCCGGCCCGGCACCGTGCGCCCGGGATGCACCGTGAAGGACATCGGCGCGGCTGGCGAACTTGCCCGCCCTGCGACGGTCCATCAGCCCTGGCGCTACCGCCACGATGCCAACGAGGTGCAGCCCATGACCCAGTACCGATCCAGCGCAACCCCGCGGGCGAAGGCGCTCACGCTGATTGCCGTGGGCCTGGCACCGCTGGGCTGGGCGCAGGCCAGCAACCAACCCGC encodes:
- the pheT gene encoding phenylalanine--tRNA ligase subunit beta, whose amino-acid sequence is MKLSENWLREWVDPGVDRETLCTRLDMIGLEVESVETLGAGLDGVVVARIVSAVPHPDADRLRVCEVDAGDARLQIVCGAPNAREGLLAPLARVGARLPGGLEIKAASLRGVESQGMLCSARELGIDADAAGLMELPAEAVPGTPLATLLGLPDAVIELGLTPNRADCLGMLGLAVDVGAAFAVPVCRPAIADVPAQVASSRAVALASPAACPRYLGRVVEGVDASRSSPPWLAERLRRAGIRPINAVIDVTAYVMLELGQPMHAFDQAHLHGDIVVRHAAAGERLVLLDGRELVLDPDLLVIADARAPVALAGIMGGMDSRVTETTRDVFLEAAHFAPAAIIGRARRLGMHTDASHRFERGVDPALPRLALERATALLVELAGGRPGPVVEAMDAGHLRSHTQVPLRRSRIGRLLGIEVADAEVERILAALDMAVERCDAGWRVTPPGRRFDIAIEEDLIEEVARIHGYDNIPVRPPGGELAPALPSEAQLADSLLRRSLAARDWQEAITFAFVDQALLERWQLAGDALALGNPLSAELGVMRTSLLPGLVQALAHNRARQVDRVRLFELGRRFHAAAGERDSLAMVACGPAHTEHWAGRDRRGHDFHDLKGELEALIALGGEPEVWSFAADALPAWLHPGRAATVSRDGRPVGWIGALHPALLRRLDLDHEVIVAELDLDALRGARVPKARALSRFPSVRRDIAVKVDAGIPYQALASVAREALGSRLEDLVVFDEYRGAGLSEDTKSIAMGLILRDPSRTLTDDDADRAVAAVVHGLNARFGAELRG
- a CDS encoding integration host factor subunit alpha — protein: MTTLTKAEMAERLFQEVGLNKREAKEFVDALFETLRAALERGEQVKLSGFGNFELRQKNQRPGRNPKTGEEIPISARRVVTFRPGQKLRARVETYVGSDQQ
- a CDS encoding MerR family transcriptional regulator — its product is MLDPTSNDELPPIPAKRYFTIGEVSELCAVKPHVLRYWETEFASLKPVKRRGNRRYYQRQDVLMIRQIRSLLYEEGFTIGGARQRLEGEQGRMENSIVQQLARQLRLELEEVLQILRR